GATGCATCCTCAGGCTCAGCATTCTCTAAGGCATGTCAATGCAGCTGGAGCAAGTGCTGCTATGTATGATGGTGGTTTTCAGAATGTAGCTGCGGCGCATCAGCAGCTCATGTACTATCAGTAATAAACTCTTGGTGCCTTGGCGCTGAGataccttttcttttcttcttaattTTATCACTTTCTTGTTTTCATTTTCTAGACCTTGTTCAGAGTCTTATATGTATGTGTGTCTCTCTCATTTGAAGTCGTTGATTCTATATGTATGCTTCTTGGTTTGTAACCTATGAGTCTTATTACTTGGCTTGTTAGGCCAAgcaataaaaattgaaataaaaggGAGTTTGGTTTGGGTTCTACTAGACATGTTGTTTGTCTGAGGGAGTAGTAAGTGTCTTGTATTGTAGTTTTGTAATGGTAAACTTGGTCCAGGTATTTGTCTTTTGacttttatgtaataattttatgttttgttatatataatactaaatcATTGTTAAAAAAGAGACATTATTTAACAGTTACCATATCagtaaatatttacataattacATGCATAGGTGATTAATATTTACAAACAAAAACCCATAGagattttctctctttctcgtCGTTTTCAACGGTCCAATGCGTTTATCACAATCCTATATATtagtataaacaaaaataaagggttatatataatgcaaattatgctattacatatataagtgAATCTATGAAGAAATCAAGTGATGCAGGTAATAATACTAACCATTCATAAGTAGTGAGACTTGAGGCATCAACTTCACCGGCGGATGGGATTTTATCTGCGCTGAATGGTCCAAAGTGATCACATGGTGTTCCAGCTGCATATAATACGTTTATCAATCATGGGGCCTTTAATTGCGATACTAAATATACGAGGATATACTGTAACTGTAATTTTGTGGTATCATCACCTATTGTGATATTTGGTAAgctacaattttattttattttgcttacTAACATTTTAGGAATTTTCTTTAGttttgatatacatatatatacatgttataGTAATTTTTCATTGAACATACCATTGATATTAATAATGATTTAATCTCTAATAATTAGCATTCAATGGAAGTAGCAACGTATAGTTGTGCTATGCAATGATTGaatgttataaaattaaaatggatAATTTATCATAACTTTAATAACTTTCTTTTAAATGTGATCCGTGTGGTTAGTTCCTAATTGTATCCATAATTAATCTAGTTTTAATGGAAGGAGGGAGAAATAAATACGGGTTAGAGGCGTTCCGGGGGTGCTACTTGACCCGGTCGGAGAATCCGGAGCACGACCCGGACCCATCTTCAAATTCCGGAGTCCACGAACATTGTTATTCCCCTTGGTAACGACTATGCTTCTTGTGACTTGATCGGTGGAGAGAGGAGGAGGTTGGACAGTGGCTAACGAAACATGCTTTCTCAATTTCCCCAGACCATTTTCCGGAGTTGGTCCGGCCACCGTGTCATCCCACAGCTTGTGTAAGAACCCCATCCGATCAAAATATtatctaaacaaatattttgaaattatttggGTTTTTATTTTGTCTCTAACCTTTTTCATTTCTTCTGCGAGGAAAATGGTTTTATAGAGGCCATGAACAAAGAGAAGCATTGAATATTTTTAGTGAGGTTAATTATTAGCTCTAGCTTAATTAAGGAGGTTTTAATTATGGGTTATGATGCTGCTGACTAATCAATAGTTTCTTCCTAACGTTCCTCTAATCTCAACGTACTTAAAGACATGGTGAATATTCTGTAAGTTCTGTCTCATTTCAGGTTTATACTAAGACAAGTCTGAATCTTTGTTACTGATCTAAGCTTACTCTTGTTTCAGACAAGATAACATAACACATGGTCATCACAGTTCTCCGAACCCCTGCAATAAACTCCTACATTTACATATCCCACAaagtacaacaacaacaacatcaaacGCTAAGCCAGCAATCTAGATAAGTTTTTTTAATCATATCAAATTATCACAAAACATCTGTGTTCAATTGTCAGCTACTTACATCGCCATTATTCTTGACATTgcgatcatcatcatcatcaccctcACGCTTGCTCCTCTCCTCTTCTTGATTGTTCCGCGTTATCTCCATCTGAGTTTTCAAGAACTGCATCCTCTGCAACTCCATCTCTTTAGCGAACTTCATCCTCTCCTTCTCCAACTCCATCATCAGCTTAAGCTTCGCAGTTTCCGCCTTCTCGTACGCCTCAGTGAACCCAAGTATCGCCTTCGCCACATCTCCAACTCCTGACTCACCCATCTTCACCCGCTTCGGCAACAACGGTTGCGGTGGAGGGAGACTCTCAGCTGAGCGCTCAGGTTCAGACTCAGACTCAGACTCGGAAGCACTCCGTTTCCTAAAATGCCACCTCATTGGACCCGAGCTACGCCCTCCCACATGAGCCTTGCCGCCACCACCgatcaaagactcaagctttTTGAAGAAGGCCCATTTGCTAGGCCCATTCTTGGCCTTCTCTTGCTTATACTTCTTCTTAACCGTATCGATCCTGTTCTTGCACTGAACGTCTGTTTTGGCGTACTTGCATTGGCCACTCGAATTCACGATCTCAGCCACCTCGTGCCACTGCTGCTGCTTCAACGTTCCTTTCCCCGGCTCCGAGAATCGATCCCCCCACGCGTTGATTAGAACCTTCGTCGCTTCCTCGCTCCAGCAATCGTCTCTccctcctcctccgcctccgCCGATTCGTCCGTTTCTGTTGACGGAAGGAGTCTGAACTACCAGAGCCAACGGAGAttgagaggaggaggagggaggGGGCTTCGTTGCGGAGGCCACCGTGACGTTGCTTGTAGGCAAAATCGGAGCTGGTGAGAGGGAATCTCGTGGAGATTGTTGAGACGGAGTctcgtcttcttcctccatcATCGTCAGATCGATGCGAAATTCGAAGTTTTTTGGGTAGATCTGAGTTTGGTCTCACCGGCGAAGAAGGGATAAGATCGCCGGATGAGTAATCTCTCAGACCCGATTTTAATTTGACGAAAAGGCCCATCACTCTTTTCTTTAAtaacagaaaataataataatatagacgTGAATGTTAATATTCGCATGAGTTTTATGGAAACATTAACTTTTCCCAAACTAGAATTTTATTgaatttgttgacaaaaaaaaaaaagaattttattgaattatatCAGAAATACaatggtaaatattttaaaacgcAAAATCTATATATACAAAGATGATGAGTCTTTTTATGCATACACATATCATTGATTGATTAAAGGAAAGTATAAGATCTCAGCatacatattaaatttttacaaaaaaaaattcacatttGTTATTATCTTAATGTTTTGACCAAAATTTTAACAgtgcatcatatagttctaaagattttaaaattaaatgtacgttctaaaactgaaaacaataatttttaaaaaatcataactaaatttgagaaagttataattttactataaatttgtgatgaaaaaaataaactagttctgctaaatcatttataaacgtttaaaaattatttatagaaattcaaaaattcaactAAATCCCTAAATATTAAACACTAAATCATAAACTTAAATCTTAGAGTATTTTGGATTGatctaaaaaatagatttaactAATGATAGTTTAAGTAAttctcaataaattttcaaacaccagttttctaaaaaataatagaattaATAGATCTGGTTATactcatataaaatattttaaatataatagtaaataTTGACATCTATATGTATACCAgatcatttaatatttaattttattattttgaataaaatataaaaaacctttaaaataataatttattaatttataaaccaaaatacaatataatttatcaaaagcgtgaatgaatataattatatcaatatagttataataaattttaaaattttcagttcaaaagatataaactcaataattaaaaattatttgatccAAAAGTATAGTAAGTTcgtattttagaatatatataagtaattaattttaaacataagtataaaatctgaaaataaaaataaaaatatttagttgttaatataaagtaaatcaactgtatattataaatttaatgtaaaagttacattttcaaaattaatcacTATCATTTATTTAGTAGTAGTTAGTTTCCAAACTTAATAACATATACAAGAttcgaaatatatatttatttcaattaTAATTATGCTTAATATTGACtatctaatttaatataatttttaatgaataaattatttgattttgatATCGTTTAAATTAGCAACTTTAGAATAATCATAAATCAAAAAGTAtcattaaattcaaaaaatgaatgTATAATAAGAAACCATATTTTCTGTGTTGAACACAATTAACTATCATCtttaattaactatatttacTATAAAGCCAAAGCATAAATATTGAAAACAAtgtataacaaatatatatatatatagttttattttttgaaagagATATATTGaaggtaaaacaaaaaatattttcatgaatgttttaatgtaaaacaaataatgatttcttaaaataaatataaaatatttaaagttgtAACAGAAAATAGTCAAAGTTAATAACATCTTTAACTGCGAACAAACTAAATAttgaaaaaatttcatcaaaatttcATCATAATCTAAGTTATGTTTTTATTGTATCGCTTATCCGCTCACCCGTATGTACAGCGGTATCATCTTAGTTGTTGCTATATAAACTGAAGAGATGAAAAGTAAAATTACACTCTTTTTTTGCCATTTTAGTtcgaaatatattttaaaaaatttcaaaaattttccaATATATGTaagttcttttttctttatgtaAATACAATCACACAAtggtaatataaatatttgaaccaCTCAATAGAGCATACGATTAGAAATCAATCAGGTCCAATGTACAATAGGCTTAATGGGTTCTATGGCCCTGCAAAATAAGTTTTGACGCAAAGCATGGCCTAACAGTCATTGAGATTCAAACGAATCGAAGCCAACTATCCATAGAAAAGACACAATATGAGTTCTGTTGCAATCAACCACCGGTTTAGTCTTCGAGAGACAATAAAAAAGCTGATCTTTCCGGTTTCTCGCTCAGGCGAGGATAAAGCGATCAGAGGAGGAAGCAATACTAACATCCCAATTGACATACCATGAATCTCAAAATTTGATATCCAAGTACACACATAGATACATGTAATCAGTATAATGAGCATTCACTTAAGTGTTTGATGTGGTGATGGTTTTGAATAGGTGACTGTGGAGGAAGAGTTGACAATAGTGATAAAGAGCAGcgggaagaggaagagagaggaTTGTGATTAGAGAGAACAAGGATGCAAGTACATTAGGCTCGAGCGGAGACTTCTTCTGATTCTCGTGAAGAAGTTCCGTTTACCTGAAGATGCTGATGGGGTTCTGACAGTTACAGTTGAGAAGGTGCGGCCGCAGCCACCAAAGCCTAAGACTCTCCAAATTGCGATTTCTTGAACGGTTTAGAAAAAATCAGttttcttttgagtttgtgtttTGTACATCGTAGATTTGTGATCTTTGGATATTAAATGACTCGTGGGATTTCATTTTCAGGGcctaaatctattaaaattagAAAGCTTGAATGAGATTAGATCACAGAACCTGCAAAATAGAGGTCTCTCTGGTAACAACAGCTCCGGTCATCCTATCATGTTCTCTGCTAGGATCTCTTGGAGGACTAGGATAGCTTTGTAATCTCATGTATAGTGATAGAATTAGTTGGTGTACGGGACGGTTCACATCGAGTAGTGGGATGAATTTGTTTTGGTGGGATAGCATAGAATCTTGTTAAGTGTGTTTAGATATTACTAGATCTTGTCGATGTATGTGAAGTTTAAA
This genomic interval from Brassica napus cultivar Da-Ae chromosome A6, Da-Ae, whole genome shotgun sequence contains the following:
- the LOC106345824 gene encoding trihelix transcription factor ASIL1, with amino-acid sequence MMEEEDETPSQQSPRDSLSPAPILPTSNVTVASATKPPPSSSSQSPLALVVQTPSVNRNGRIGGGGGGGRDDCWSEEATKVLINAWGDRFSEPGKGTLKQQQWHEVAEIVNSSGQCKYAKTDVQCKNRIDTVKKKYKQEKAKNGPSKWAFFKKLESLIGGGGKAHVGGRSSGPMRWHFRKRSASESESESEPERSAESLPPPQPLLPKRVKMGESGVGDVAKAILGFTEAYEKAETAKLKLMMELEKERMKFAKEMELQRMQFLKTQMEITRNNQEEERSKREGDDDDDRNVKNNGDVSS
- the BNAA06G01350D gene encoding dormancy-associated protein homolog 4; translation: MGFLHKLWDDTVAGPTPENGLGKLRKHVSLATVQPPPLSTDQVTRSIVVTKGNNNVRGLRNLKMGPGRAPDSPTGSSSTPGTPLTPGTPCDHFGPFSADKIPSAGEVDASSLTTYEWIVINALDR